In Arachis stenosperma cultivar V10309 chromosome 1, arast.V10309.gnm1.PFL2, whole genome shotgun sequence, one DNA window encodes the following:
- the LOC130964413 gene encoding transcription factor MYC2-like, with protein sequence MTDYRSTPTMNLWNDENSSVMEAFMSSSDLSSLWLPPPQSAASTSTSAAPPPQQQQPPPPPPFNQETLQHRLQALIEGARESWTYAIFWQCSYDYSNGLTLLGWGDGYYKGEEDKGKAIKATSFEQQQHRKKVLRELNSLISGPSASGDEAVDEEVTDTEWFFLISMTQHFVSGTGLPGQAFFNSNPVWVAGPDRLLGSGCDRARQGQSFGIRTIVCIPSANGVVELGSTELIFQNPDLMSKVKVLFNFSNNSGDVAGSWPLSSADQGENDPSSLWLNDPSSSAGGIEIRDSVNTAATTTVANNKTVPVVSNPGSSSVVTEAPKNPQQNQGFVLKELNFSSSLKPESGEILSFGENKKGSYGVNSNNGGNNLFSVQSQSQFVSDENKKRRSPTSRSSIEDGILSFTSGVILPPSNVKSGGGGGGDSDHSDLEASVVKEAVEPEKRPRKRGRKPANGREEPLNHVEAERQRREKLNQRFYALRAVVPNVSKMDKASLLGDAISYINELKSKLQGLESEKGELSKQLEDSKKELELASKNSGAAQAAPPPLPAPPDKEQRSRAGVNGKLIDLEIEVKIIGWDAMIRIQCSKKNHPAARLMAALKDLDLEVHHASVSVVNDLMIQQATVNMGSRFYTQEQLMLALSSKVGGGGDAK encoded by the coding sequence ATGACGGATTACCGGTCGACGCCGACGATGAATCTCTGGAACGATGAAAACTCCTCCGTCATGGAAGCCTTCATGAGCTCCTCCGACCTCTCCTCTCTCTGGCTCCCTCCGCCACAATCCGCTGCCTCCACCTCCACCTCCGCAGCCCCACCACCACAGCAACAACAACCACCTCCTCCGCCGCCGTTCAACCAGGAAACCCTTCAGCACCGACTCCAAGCCCTAATCGAAGGCGCAAGAGAGAGCTGGACCTACGCAATCTTCTGGCAGTGCTCCTACGACTACTCCAACGGCCTCACACTCTTAGGTTGGGGCGACGGTTACTACAAAGGCGAAGAAGACAAAGGCAAAGCCATAAAAGCGACGTCGTTTGAGCAGCAGCAACACCGTAAGAAGGTCCTTAGAGAATTAAACTCTTTAATTTCAGGTCCTTCAGCTTCTGGCGACGAAGCGGTAGACGAAGAAGTAACCGACACCGAATGGTTCTTTCTTATATCCATGACTCAGCATTTCGTAAGCGGAACAGGCCTTCCTGGTCAGGCTTTCTTTAATTCGAATCCGGTTTGGGTTGCCGGTCCTGACCGGCTATTAGGCTCGGGCTGTGACCGGGCCCGCCAAGGTCAGTCGTTTGGGATACGGACCATAGTTTGTATACCTTCAGCAAACGGCGTGGTTGAGTTGGGTTCCACGGAACTCATTTTTCAGAACCCGGATCTGATGAGTAAGGTGAAGGTCTTGTTCAATTTTAGTAACAATAGTGGTGACGTGGCTGGATCCTGGCCCTTGAGTTCTGCAGATCAAGGAGAGAACGATCCTTCTTCGTTGTGGCTCAACGACCCTTCTTCTTCGGCTGGTGGGATCGAAATTCGAGATTCTGTTAATACGGCTGCCACTACGACGGTTGCCAACAACAAAACGGTTCCGGTTGTATCCAACCCTGGCTCCTCCAGCGTGGTAACTGAAGCTCCGAAGAATCCGCAACAGAATCAGGGGTTTGTGCTGAAGGAATTGAATTTCTCGAGCTCGTTGAAGCCGGAATCTGGCGAGATTCTGAGTTTTGGAGAGAATAAGAAGGGTTCTTATGGTGTAAACAGTAATAACGGTGGAAACAATTTGTTCTCTGTTCAGTCTCAGTCGCAGTTTGTCTCCGATGAGAACAAGAAGAGGAGATCCCCTACTTCGCGGAGCAGCATTGAGGATGGAATACTGTCTTTTACTTCCGGCGTGATCTTGCCGCCTTCCAATGTGAAGTCCGGTGGCGGCGGAGGCGGAGATTCGGATCATTCGGATTTGGAAGCTTCTGTGGTGAAGGAGGCCGTTGAGCCGGAGAAGAGGCCGCGAAAGAGAGGGAGGAAGCCGGCAAACGGAAGGGAGGAGCCGCTCAATCATGTGGAGGCAGAGAGGCAGAGAAGGGAGAAGCTCAATCAGAGGTTTTATGCTCTTCGAGCCGTGGTTCCCAATGTGTCGAAGATGGACAAGGCTTCGCTGTTGGGTGATGCTATCTCATACATCAACGAATTGAAATCGAAGCTACAAGGGCTGGAATCGGAGAAAGGCGAATTGAGCAAGCAATTGGAAGATTCCAAGAAGGAGCTGGAGCTGGCTAGTAAGAATTCAGGGGCTGCACAGGCCGCTCCACCGCCGCTTCCTGCGCCACCGGATAAGGAACAAAGGAGTCGTGCTGGAGTAAATGGGAAATTGATTGATTTGGAGATTGAGGTGAAAATTATTGGTTGGGACGCCATGATTAGGATCCAATGTAGCAAAAAGAACCACCCCGCAGCGAGGCTGATGGCGGCGCTGAAGGACCTGGACTTGGAAGTGCACCATGCCAGTGTGTCAGTGGTGAATGATTTGATGATTCAGCAGGCTACGGTGAACATGGGAAGCCGGTTTTACACACAGGAGCAACTCATGTTGGCGCTATCGTCCAAAGTTGGCGGAGGTGGAGATGCTAAGTAG
- the LOC130975081 gene encoding uncharacterized protein LOC130975081, with protein sequence MSLSCLTCGQILQRVNSERDDYYLPENNASFRKPSRQVERTWSGNIAPPQKLGGAMAKIKAEHRRANSASDAGPRLVRSSGVRRDWNFEDLNDQQQEKRIRIY encoded by the coding sequence ATGAGTCTTAGTTGCCTAACATGTGGTCAAATTCTTCAAAGGGTTAATTCTGAGAGAGATGATTATTATCTTCCTGAAAACAATGCTTCTTTTAGAAAACCATCTAGACAGGTTGAAAGAACCTGGTCAGGGAACATAGCTCCACCACAAAAACTCGGCGGCGCCATGGCGAAGATCAAAGCTGAACATCGTCGCGCCAATAGCGCGAGCGATGCTGGGCCGAGGTTGGTGAGGAGCAGCGGAGTGAGAAGAGATTGGAACTTTGAGGATTTAAACGATCAACAACAAGAGAAGCGAATTAGAATATATTGA